From a single Ruegeria sp. HKCCD4315 genomic region:
- a CDS encoding Tm-1-like ATP-binding domain-containing protein — protein sequence MTKKTILLIGTYDTKEPEMRFIEETIQAQGAIVLTMDVSVLGDPSAPTDISKHDVAAAGGMTIDEVIAQGDENKAFRIMSAGAAKVVARAYADGRFDGMLATGGTMGTDLALDCAQALPMGVPKYIVSTVSFSPLIPPHRLAPDIQMILWAGGLYGMNSICQSSLSQAAGAVVGATNAAIAPDRSKPLVGMTSLGSSCLRYMKTLKPALEERGFEVAVFHSTGMGGMAYEKLASEGAFACVMDFCMQEFGNLMAGSVVSSGEDRVTNAGRMGIPQMVAPGALDLLDFAGWQDIPEHYADRPFHEHNRLIKSSVFNGAERRAWIRELANRLGAAKGPTHFFLPLQGIEAWDKEGEEAYDPQALAELIDEARRVMPDQVPMTELDAHINDTAFCDAVLTLFDDWVERGVVTSTPHS from the coding sequence ATGACCAAAAAAACAATCCTGTTGATCGGCACCTACGACACCAAAGAACCCGAAATGCGGTTTATCGAAGAAACAATTCAAGCGCAGGGTGCCATTGTATTGACGATGGATGTGTCTGTTTTGGGCGATCCCTCTGCACCAACTGACATCTCAAAGCATGACGTGGCCGCAGCTGGTGGCATGACAATTGATGAGGTCATCGCCCAAGGAGACGAAAATAAAGCCTTCCGCATCATGTCTGCCGGGGCGGCCAAAGTGGTTGCACGGGCCTATGCCGACGGACGGTTTGACGGGATGCTGGCCACCGGCGGTACAATGGGCACCGACCTTGCGCTGGATTGTGCGCAGGCGCTGCCGATGGGCGTGCCGAAATACATTGTCTCAACCGTCAGCTTTTCACCGCTTATCCCGCCACACCGGCTGGCCCCCGATATTCAGATGATCCTTTGGGCTGGCGGGCTCTATGGCATGAATTCGATCTGCCAATCATCGCTCAGTCAGGCGGCTGGGGCGGTGGTCGGCGCGACAAACGCCGCCATTGCACCGGACCGTAGCAAGCCACTGGTTGGCATGACCAGCCTGGGGTCGTCCTGCCTTCGGTACATGAAGACCCTGAAACCAGCACTGGAAGAGCGCGGGTTTGAAGTGGCCGTGTTTCATTCCACAGGGATGGGTGGCATGGCCTACGAAAAACTGGCCAGCGAAGGCGCGTTCGCCTGCGTGATGGATTTCTGTATGCAGGAATTCGGAAACCTCATGGCGGGCTCTGTCGTTTCAAGCGGCGAGGACCGGGTTACCAATGCCGGGCGCATGGGTATCCCGCAGATGGTCGCCCCCGGCGCGCTGGATTTGCTGGATTTTGCGGGATGGCAGGACATCCCCGAACACTATGCCGACCGGCCTTTCCACGAACACAACCGGCTGATCAAAAGTTCGGTCTTCAACGGAGCCGAACGGCGCGCCTGGATTCGGGAACTCGCCAATCGATTGGGTGCAGCAAAAGGACCAACGCATTTCTTTCTGCCACTGCAAGGCATCGAAGCCTGGGACAAGGAAGGTGAAGAGGCGTATGACCCACAAGCACTAGCCGAATTGATCGACGAAGCCCGCCGAGTGATGCCTGATCAGGTGCCAATGACCGAACTGGACGCCCATATCAACGATACCGCGTTCTGCGACGCCGTTCTGACGCTTTTCGACGATTGGGTCGAACGTGGCGTGGTTACGTCAACGCCACATAGTTGA
- a CDS encoding trimethylamine methyltransferase family protein: MRRTRSRRASGSATPQMTLPPIGGQFMPLDNSKLVHITDTAFDILEKIGVSGAPEDIRTLALENGATERADGRITFSRTLVEDIIAGACKRVELPGFNRDRGIEVGGGRVHIGTGGAAVQVLDAATNTFRDSTLQDLYSLMRIVDACDSIHYSLRPVVARDLEDPLTLDINTAFAAMKATSKPIGTSFFEPASVTPVVEMFDAALGANGAFKAQPFCFASVCHVVPPLTLAEEACGVMRECVRLGIPLQICSAAQAGATSPAALAGALAQGLAESLAGLVLVNMMQPGFPCILAFLPFISDLRTGAMTGGSGEAAVANAAAAQLLLNLGLPSTVSAGMTDAKTADAQSGYEKGYTIALAAQGGADMINLSVGMLGSIMAASKEALVIDNDMCGAILRSVRGVEMFEGSIDLDMIEQVVTGEGHFLGTAQTLDLMTKEYVYPSLGDRQSVNDWLESGAQTVWDKAIARVAEIEAQPAPSHLPADIEAALRARLPIHLKD, encoded by the coding sequence ATGCGGCGAACACGATCAAGACGGGCTTCTGGTTCCGCGACGCCACAGATGACTTTACCGCCCATTGGCGGTCAATTTATGCCGCTGGATAACAGCAAACTGGTGCATATCACCGATACCGCCTTCGACATTTTGGAAAAAATTGGTGTGTCCGGCGCACCTGAAGACATTCGCACACTGGCGTTAGAGAATGGGGCGACGGAACGGGCTGATGGCCGCATCACCTTTTCACGCACCTTGGTCGAGGACATAATCGCAGGCGCGTGTAAACGCGTAGAACTGCCCGGTTTCAATCGGGATCGCGGGATCGAGGTTGGCGGCGGTCGCGTCCATATCGGTACCGGTGGCGCAGCGGTGCAAGTGCTTGACGCCGCCACAAATACGTTCCGCGACAGCACGTTACAAGACTTGTACAGCCTGATGCGCATCGTGGATGCCTGCGACAGCATTCACTATTCCCTGCGTCCTGTTGTGGCCCGGGATCTGGAAGACCCGCTGACCCTGGATATCAACACGGCATTTGCCGCGATGAAGGCGACCTCGAAACCCATTGGCACAAGCTTTTTCGAGCCCGCCAGTGTAACCCCCGTGGTTGAAATGTTCGACGCGGCTTTAGGCGCCAACGGCGCGTTCAAGGCGCAGCCCTTCTGTTTCGCATCCGTTTGTCACGTGGTGCCACCGCTGACGCTGGCCGAAGAGGCCTGCGGGGTGATGCGTGAATGCGTCCGATTGGGGATACCGCTGCAGATTTGCTCAGCGGCGCAGGCGGGGGCAACAAGTCCGGCCGCGCTGGCTGGCGCATTGGCACAGGGTTTGGCCGAGTCTCTGGCCGGTCTGGTTCTGGTCAACATGATGCAGCCTGGCTTTCCATGTATTCTAGCGTTCCTGCCGTTCATTTCCGACCTGCGGACTGGCGCTATGACCGGCGGTTCTGGCGAAGCTGCTGTGGCCAATGCTGCCGCTGCGCAACTGCTTTTGAACCTCGGCCTGCCTTCAACCGTTTCAGCGGGCATGACCGATGCCAAGACGGCGGACGCGCAGTCGGGCTATGAAAAGGGTTATACAATTGCGCTGGCCGCACAGGGCGGCGCTGACATGATAAACTTGTCCGTGGGTATGCTGGGCTCGATCATGGCAGCTAGCAAAGAAGCTCTGGTGATCGACAACGACATGTGCGGTGCCATCCTGCGTTCAGTGCGCGGCGTTGAAATGTTCGAAGGCTCGATTGATCTGGACATGATCGAACAGGTCGTGACCGGCGAAGGGCACTTCCTCGGCACCGCTCAGACCCTGGATCTGATGACCAAGGAATACGTCTATCCGTCTCTGGGCGATCGCCAGAGCGTCAATGACTGGCTTGAAAGCGGTGCGCAAACCGTCTGGGACAAAGCCATAGCCCGCGTTGCCGAGATCGAAGCGCAGCCTGCGCCTTCCCACCTGCCGGCCGATATCGAGGCCGCCCTGCGCGCTCGCCTGCCCATCCATCTGAAAGATTAA
- a CDS encoding FAD-dependent oxidoreductase, translating to MKSQTKVVIIGGGAVGVSTLYHLAKAGVTDTLLIEKNELTSGSTWHAAGNIPTYANSWGGMRAGNYAWQLYKELAEEVDYPITYRHTGAFWPAHTPERMDLFRHLVGISKGLGYDMAMLTPSEMDDMHPYFSSGDSIIGGIFDPYEGDVDPSQLTQALAKGARDQGAAIARFTTVTGISRRVSGEWEVQTDKGNVVCDIVINAGGYYGRQVGEMVGQKLPVVTLEHQYLVTESLPELEANPENFPLVRDPDIMYYLRRERNGLLLGSYGHEGRPAWLDGMPDCFANQLYPDSVDDIAEILEAALEHVPLLGEAGVSRFVNGPIPYSPDGAPLCGPAFGLPNFYHACCFPVGITHSAAAAKTLTEWITEGETEWDMSFWDPRRFGEEWATFDYTVKRSSELYEHQYAIPYPHRLWKSGRPVQTTPLYETLKDKGAVFGQVAGWERAFWFETDQIKDDSQLSFHHEVWHDAVKAECEGVRDRVGVMDHGGFTRYEVEGPKATEFLNRVFCGAMPAVGRVKLSYMLTTKGKIWSEATIARLDENKYLLCGPTLADQRDHDWMSKFLPDEGVTLTRGSDFDAALMVMGPKSREVLQPLTEDDLSKENAPWMSVREITIAGAPVIALRVSYVGELGWELHMRSADLVRVYTTIMEQGAVHGIVEFGSYGLNAMRLEKGYHGWGADFGIEYTAFDAGLDRFVSKKKSSFVGRDAFLAQAEQPKDYHFTAFVLDGHGADALSSDPICRDGKPVGYVSSGGTGFRIGKRIALGYLTEAAKPGDVYQIEVLGVPVNATVATVPFYDPENDRLRG from the coding sequence ATGAAAAGCCAAACCAAAGTTGTGATCATCGGGGGCGGCGCGGTTGGTGTCTCGACCCTTTATCATCTTGCCAAAGCCGGGGTGACCGACACACTGCTGATCGAAAAGAACGAATTGACCAGCGGATCGACCTGGCACGCAGCAGGTAACATCCCCACCTATGCCAACAGCTGGGGCGGCATGCGCGCGGGCAACTACGCCTGGCAACTGTATAAGGAACTGGCGGAAGAGGTCGACTATCCGATCACCTACCGCCACACCGGTGCGTTCTGGCCCGCCCACACGCCCGAACGCATGGACCTGTTCCGTCATCTTGTCGGCATCTCGAAAGGCTTGGGCTATGACATGGCGATGCTCACCCCGTCCGAAATGGACGACATGCATCCCTATTTCAGCTCGGGTGACAGCATCATCGGCGGGATTTTCGACCCGTATGAGGGTGACGTGGACCCAAGCCAACTGACTCAGGCACTGGCCAAAGGCGCGCGGGATCAGGGCGCGGCGATCGCGCGGTTCACCACAGTCACCGGCATTAGTCGCCGCGTGTCCGGCGAGTGGGAGGTTCAGACCGATAAGGGCAATGTTGTCTGTGACATCGTGATCAACGCCGGGGGCTATTACGGTCGTCAGGTCGGTGAGATGGTCGGCCAGAAACTGCCCGTTGTCACGCTGGAACATCAGTATCTGGTCACCGAAAGCCTGCCGGAACTTGAAGCCAATCCGGAAAACTTCCCGCTCGTCCGCGACCCAGACATCATGTACTACCTACGGCGAGAGCGGAACGGGCTGCTGCTGGGCTCATACGGTCACGAAGGCCGGCCCGCATGGCTGGACGGGATGCCCGATTGCTTTGCCAATCAGCTTTATCCCGACAGCGTCGACGACATCGCCGAAATCCTCGAAGCCGCATTGGAACATGTTCCGCTGCTGGGTGAGGCCGGGGTCAGCCGCTTCGTGAATGGTCCGATCCCCTACAGCCCCGATGGCGCGCCGCTTTGCGGTCCGGCGTTTGGTCTGCCGAACTTCTACCATGCCTGCTGTTTCCCGGTGGGTATCACCCACTCAGCAGCAGCAGCGAAAACCCTGACCGAGTGGATCACCGAAGGCGAAACCGAATGGGACATGTCCTTCTGGGACCCGCGCCGCTTTGGCGAGGAGTGGGCGACGTTCGACTATACTGTCAAACGATCAAGTGAGTTGTATGAGCACCAATACGCGATCCCCTACCCGCATCGCTTGTGGAAATCGGGCCGACCAGTTCAGACAACGCCGCTTTACGAGACGCTCAAAGACAAAGGCGCAGTGTTTGGGCAGGTTGCAGGATGGGAACGCGCCTTCTGGTTTGAAACGGACCAAATCAAGGATGATAGCCAGCTGAGCTTCCATCACGAGGTCTGGCACGATGCGGTCAAAGCTGAGTGCGAAGGCGTACGCGACCGGGTTGGCGTTATGGATCACGGCGGCTTCACCCGGTATGAGGTTGAAGGACCAAAGGCCACCGAGTTCCTCAATCGTGTCTTCTGCGGCGCAATGCCCGCCGTGGGCCGGGTCAAGCTGTCCTATATGCTGACCACCAAGGGGAAGATTTGGTCCGAGGCCACGATTGCGCGGCTCGATGAGAACAAATACCTGCTCTGCGGCCCCACTCTGGCCGATCAGCGCGATCACGACTGGATGTCGAAATTCCTACCGGACGAGGGCGTGACCCTGACCCGAGGCTCTGATTTTGACGCTGCTCTGATGGTCATGGGACCAAAATCGCGCGAGGTGCTGCAACCGTTGACCGAGGATGATCTGTCCAAAGAAAACGCCCCTTGGATGTCGGTGCGCGAGATCACCATTGCAGGTGCACCGGTCATCGCGCTGCGGGTGTCTTATGTCGGTGAATTGGGCTGGGAACTGCACATGCGCAGCGCGGATCTGGTCCGCGTCTACACCACTATCATGGAGCAAGGCGCAGTTCACGGTATTGTCGAGTTCGGCTCTTACGGGTTGAACGCCATGCGGCTTGAGAAAGGCTATCACGGCTGGGGCGCTGATTTCGGCATCGAATATACTGCCTTTGACGCCGGTCTGGATCGCTTTGTCAGTAAGAAGAAAAGCAGCTTTGTCGGGCGCGACGCGTTTCTGGCGCAGGCTGAGCAGCCGAAAGACTATCACTTCACCGCCTTCGTACTCGACGGCCACGGCGCCGACGCGCTGTCTTCCGACCCCATCTGCCGGGATGGAAAGCCGGTGGGCTATGTCAGCTCGGGCGGCACCGGCTTCCGCATCGGCAAGCGGATCGCTCTGGGCTATCTGACAGAGGCCGCGAAGCCCGGTGACGTTTACCAGATCGAAGTGCTAGGTGTTCCGGTCAATGCGACTGTGGCGACCGTACCATTCTACGATCCTGAAAACGACCGGTTGCGGGGATAA
- a CDS encoding FAD-dependent oxidoreductase, with protein sequence MAKSLPTDVQVAIIGGGIVGCATAYHLAKAGWSVALFERKKLTSGTTWHAAGLVSETQGVPVMSALAKYGLDLMESLEDETGQNTGFKRNGSMTVALTEARMEELRRKVDYAHGCGLRAEEISLREAQDRWPLLSVDGAKGAFWFPGDGYTNPIDTTMALAKGARMNGAQVFEDTKVTRVVIEGGRAVGVETAEGLVRAEHVVNATGMWAREFGLTHGVQIPLHYTNHYYVVTDPIEGVTGDLPVLRVMDEYAYYKEDAGKLLIGCSEPNATPWLPKDGLPETFEFDELPYDEEHLYPILEAAMERVPTLAESGIRKFFNGPECFTPDAKHYLGLVPDVKGYWVAAGFNSTGIQNGPGAGKALAEWIMAGHMTMDLTDVDSRRIVPGLNARSYTATKAAETLGHAYAMHWPYLRKTEARGLRRTPYYTHLRDAGAQFGSANGWERPLYYGREMTDGFGREPWFDDWQAEHQALRTDLGCIDLTFGRFIVDGQDAESQMQRLCGANMAVAPGALIYTHMFNPQGGIEADVTVARLSTSRYLVMASAGAEPQTEYWLKTQLTGTSVSVVNVTSSEATLALMGPRARDFLAGLTDADLSNDAFPFGSWQSLHVGHAPVRAQRITYVGELGWELHIPAEFAQQVFETIMAAPDAPRLCGGMSVDSCRIEKGFRHWGHDIGPHDSPVDSGLTFACDFTTDFTGKEAIVARKSAGPENRLLSLRLDDPDALIFGKEPILCDGEIVGRLTSASYGWSVGGAIGMGYVSRPEGMTMKALAARSYQVKVAGRTVTAQASLRPLYDPDNARMRG encoded by the coding sequence ATGGCGAAATCTCTTCCGACGGACGTTCAGGTCGCCATCATTGGCGGCGGCATTGTCGGCTGCGCGACCGCTTATCACCTCGCCAAGGCAGGCTGGTCGGTCGCCCTGTTCGAGCGCAAGAAACTGACCAGCGGAACGACATGGCACGCCGCCGGTCTGGTCAGCGAAACGCAGGGTGTGCCGGTCATGTCTGCGCTGGCGAAATACGGCCTCGACCTGATGGAAAGCCTCGAGGACGAGACAGGGCAGAATACCGGGTTCAAGCGCAACGGCTCGATGACTGTGGCTCTGACCGAGGCGCGCATGGAGGAGCTGCGGCGCAAGGTCGACTATGCCCATGGATGCGGGTTGCGCGCAGAAGAGATCAGCCTGAGAGAGGCACAGGATCGCTGGCCTCTGCTGTCCGTCGACGGTGCAAAGGGCGCGTTCTGGTTTCCCGGCGACGGCTATACCAATCCCATCGACACGACGATGGCTCTGGCCAAGGGCGCGCGGATGAACGGCGCGCAGGTTTTTGAAGATACCAAGGTCACCCGCGTTGTGATCGAAGGCGGGCGCGCTGTCGGCGTTGAAACCGCCGAAGGTCTGGTCCGCGCCGAGCATGTGGTAAACGCCACCGGCATGTGGGCGCGCGAGTTTGGCCTGACTCACGGGGTGCAGATCCCGCTGCATTACACCAACCACTATTACGTGGTCACCGACCCGATTGAGGGCGTGACCGGAGACCTGCCTGTCCTGCGGGTGATGGATGAATACGCCTATTACAAAGAGGATGCGGGCAAACTGCTGATCGGCTGTTCCGAGCCCAACGCGACCCCTTGGCTGCCCAAGGATGGCCTGCCCGAGACGTTCGAATTCGACGAACTGCCCTACGACGAAGAACACCTCTACCCCATCCTCGAAGCGGCAATGGAGCGGGTTCCCACGCTGGCTGAATCCGGCATTCGCAAGTTCTTTAACGGGCCTGAGTGTTTTACCCCGGACGCCAAACACTATCTGGGGCTGGTCCCGGATGTGAAAGGCTATTGGGTCGCCGCAGGTTTCAACTCAACTGGCATCCAGAACGGGCCCGGCGCGGGAAAGGCACTGGCTGAATGGATCATGGCCGGTCACATGACCATGGACCTCACCGATGTGGACAGCCGCCGCATCGTGCCTGGCTTGAACGCGCGCAGCTACACCGCGACCAAGGCCGCCGAAACTCTTGGGCATGCCTATGCTATGCACTGGCCTTATCTTCGCAAGACTGAGGCACGTGGTTTGCGGCGGACGCCCTACTATACGCATCTACGCGACGCGGGCGCGCAATTCGGCAGCGCCAATGGCTGGGAACGTCCGCTCTACTATGGGCGCGAGATGACGGATGGGTTCGGACGCGAGCCGTGGTTCGACGACTGGCAAGCAGAACATCAGGCTCTGCGCACCGATCTGGGCTGTATCGACCTGACCTTTGGGCGGTTCATCGTCGACGGGCAGGATGCCGAGTCACAGATGCAACGGCTTTGCGGGGCCAATATGGCCGTCGCGCCGGGTGCTTTGATCTATACCCACATGTTCAACCCACAAGGCGGGATCGAAGCGGATGTAACCGTCGCTCGGCTTAGCACATCCCGCTATTTGGTCATGGCGTCTGCCGGGGCTGAACCGCAAACGGAATATTGGCTGAAAACGCAACTGACAGGCACCTCGGTTTCAGTTGTCAACGTCACCTCATCTGAGGCGACGCTGGCCCTGATGGGCCCGCGTGCGCGGGACTTCCTGGCCGGGCTGACGGACGCGGATCTGTCGAATGACGCCTTCCCCTTTGGATCGTGGCAGTCCCTGCATGTTGGTCACGCGCCAGTTCGCGCCCAGCGGATCACCTATGTGGGCGAGCTAGGGTGGGAATTGCACATCCCGGCCGAATTCGCGCAGCAAGTGTTCGAGACCATCATGGCCGCCCCTGACGCGCCGCGCCTTTGCGGTGGCATGTCAGTAGACAGCTGCCGGATCGAAAAAGGTTTCCGCCATTGGGGCCACGACATCGGCCCGCATGACAGCCCGGTAGACAGCGGCCTGACTTTTGCATGTGACTTCACAACTGATTTTACTGGTAAAGAGGCCATTGTTGCCCGCAAATCGGCAGGCCCCGAAAACCGTTTGCTGTCACTGCGGCTCGACGATCCAGACGCCCTGATCTTTGGAAAAGAACCCATCCTGTGCGATGGGGAAATCGTTGGGCGTTTGACCTCGGCCAGCTATGGCTGGAGCGTCGGTGGGGCCATTGGCATGGGATATGTTTCGCGGCCCGAAGGCATGACGATGAAAGCTCTTGCGGCACGCAGCTATCAGGTGAAGGTGGCGGGACGGACTGTGACGGCACAAGCCAGCCTGCGCCCGCTTTACGATCCGGACAATGCCCGGATGCGCGGTTAA
- a CDS encoding GlxA family transcriptional regulator, with protein MGHFDSEFKVSRGCPVELKRFIFLAMPGFSALDLGSGVDALAAANKAAEQILFRWKIVSEDGAPVVSSAGMNIAVEGALPAVQNGDCIVVCASIDTQKGPTSERINAWLRKATRQEARLCGLGGGALYLALIGLAQKGKICAHWRLQPVFEETFLKLDPVCTIYEEEANFLSSAGGAATLDLFLALIRQTAGTAISNRVADDLLCASVRPGDSRQTMTDRCRLQHRNEKLSRAVAVIQDSLEDPLPTSMLAQKVGISTRQLERLFGRYLGCTPKTYMTNLRLDRARVLLQQTHMSVIDVAVACGFSSAGHFSKLYRRQFGISPHIEQSAP; from the coding sequence ATGGGGCACTTCGATTCAGAGTTCAAAGTAAGCCGGGGTTGCCCGGTTGAACTGAAGCGCTTCATCTTCCTTGCAATGCCGGGGTTTTCGGCACTTGATCTGGGCTCTGGCGTTGACGCATTGGCCGCCGCCAACAAAGCGGCAGAGCAAATTTTGTTCCGTTGGAAGATTGTCAGCGAAGACGGCGCCCCAGTGGTGTCATCAGCGGGTATGAACATCGCGGTTGAGGGCGCACTGCCAGCGGTCCAGAACGGCGATTGCATTGTTGTATGCGCCTCCATCGACACCCAGAAGGGACCAACATCGGAAAGGATCAATGCCTGGCTTCGAAAGGCCACACGGCAGGAGGCTCGGCTTTGTGGCTTGGGTGGGGGAGCGCTTTATCTGGCCCTCATCGGATTGGCGCAAAAAGGCAAGATCTGCGCGCATTGGCGCTTGCAGCCGGTTTTTGAGGAAACCTTCCTGAAACTGGATCCTGTCTGCACAATCTATGAAGAAGAAGCCAATTTCCTGTCCAGCGCCGGCGGGGCTGCGACGCTTGATCTGTTTCTAGCCTTAATTCGGCAAACAGCGGGTACGGCGATTTCGAACCGTGTTGCGGACGACCTGCTGTGCGCGTCGGTGCGACCGGGCGATAGCCGTCAAACTATGACTGACCGTTGCAGATTGCAGCATAGGAACGAAAAACTCTCAAGGGCGGTCGCGGTGATCCAAGACAGTCTGGAAGATCCTCTCCCTACATCCATGCTTGCACAGAAAGTCGGAATATCTACGCGCCAACTGGAGCGTCTGTTTGGGCGTTATCTGGGATGTACGCCTAAAACCTATATGACGAACCTGCGGTTGGACAGAGCACGCGTGCTGTTGCAACAGACCCATATGAGCGTGATCGACGTCGCCGTCGCATGCGGCTTTTCCTCTGCCGGTCATTTTTCAAAGCTGTATCGCAGGCAATTCGGAATCTCACCTCATATCGAGCAGAGCGCGCCTTAG
- a CDS encoding aminotransferase class V-fold PLP-dependent enzyme — translation MIQDNPALIEAIRNRFAHVDSCPFQGERIFFENAGGALTLKSVAETSAFYAAIPDNPGRINPAGQGTQGVINKAKQDLAVFMNASSGQFFAGESGTELLFRMIRTACLAAPKGSKVIGSSIEHPATRSAARRWAEIAGLDYVNVPHDNETGLVTPQDYAALMTPDVAVATILHASPVTGMGMDVAAISAAIRAVAPDCLIVVDGIQHAAHGQLDLDAYNVDGYAISPYKVFSRHGYGIAWISDKLSALPHDMLIDAPATGWEFGTRDTGSYATVSDVVSYFDWLGGEVSDETDPRKRIEAAGHAIHAYETHLTNTAINGTGNLPGLRDMDHVTILAGAENPAREGLVSIVVKDKASEDVVEVLNQQGIRTHTRKADHYSGNVLTPLGLPDCIRISFCHYNTEQEIARLLAAVNELGGD, via the coding sequence ATGATCCAAGACAATCCCGCCCTCATCGAAGCAATCCGTAACCGGTTCGCGCATGTCGATTCCTGCCCGTTTCAAGGTGAACGGATCTTTTTCGAGAACGCAGGTGGTGCGTTGACGCTGAAATCAGTCGCGGAAACCTCGGCCTTTTATGCAGCGATCCCGGACAATCCGGGCCGTATCAACCCAGCGGGGCAGGGCACCCAGGGCGTCATCAACAAGGCCAAGCAAGATCTGGCCGTGTTCATGAACGCCTCGTCTGGTCAGTTCTTTGCCGGGGAAAGCGGGACGGAACTGTTGTTCCGCATGATCCGCACGGCCTGCTTGGCCGCGCCAAAAGGGTCCAAGGTGATCGGGTCGTCCATCGAGCACCCCGCTACCCGCAGTGCCGCGCGACGTTGGGCTGAGATCGCAGGTCTGGACTATGTCAACGTGCCCCATGACAATGAAACAGGTCTGGTAACACCTCAGGACTATGCCGCACTTATGACTCCGGATGTGGCCGTGGCGACGATCCTGCATGCGTCACCCGTCACGGGCATGGGTATGGATGTCGCTGCAATTTCTGCGGCCATTCGGGCGGTTGCGCCGGACTGTTTGATTGTTGTTGATGGCATCCAGCACGCGGCACACGGGCAACTGGACCTGGATGCGTATAATGTCGATGGCTACGCGATCTCGCCCTACAAAGTTTTCTCGCGCCATGGCTATGGCATTGCCTGGATCTCTGACAAGCTAAGCGCGCTGCCGCATGATATGCTGATCGACGCACCCGCCACAGGGTGGGAGTTCGGTACCCGCGACACCGGGTCTTACGCGACAGTATCGGACGTGGTTTCGTATTTCGATTGGCTGGGTGGCGAAGTTTCGGATGAAACCGACCCTCGCAAGCGGATCGAGGCCGCAGGTCACGCTATTCACGCCTATGAAACGCATCTGACCAACACTGCAATAAACGGCACAGGCAACCTGCCGGGACTACGCGACATGGATCACGTGACCATTTTGGCAGGGGCAGAAAACCCGGCGCGCGAGGGGTTGGTTTCTATCGTGGTCAAAGACAAAGCCTCGGAAGACGTAGTTGAAGTACTGAACCAGCAAGGCATCCGCACCCACACCCGCAAAGCGGACCACTATTCGGGTAATGTTCTGACACCGTTGGGTCTGCCGGACTGTATCCGCATTTCGTTTTGCCACTACAACACAGAACAGGAAATCGCTCGTCTTCTCGCTGCGGTAAATGAGCTGGGTGGCGACTGA
- a CDS encoding glutamate cyclase domain-containing protein, which translates to MADTTLITRLDTRLDQLVNIDMGERGVEHLFEAARALEGRSLIGAAAEALMAVPEGGTVVLTTGSVSRAWITPDLGENDGPSGAAAIARALVLARNVTCVMLCEETLLPAIRKTCQAAGLFPVTLEQAAIAKADKSLATIVMLPYATDDAGGQAQAEMLLSDLKPDLLFSTERVGRNEFGVYHSMRGIDYGMGRARVDFLFDLALERGIPVVAVGDGGNEIGMGKVADHVKAHVPYGDKCQCGCGGGIGAVTSCDVLVTAACSNWGCTAIAAAMAARAGDAKLLHTPDREALLLETMVASGLINSTHGIVDDSVDGFPRQSHIAVAELCRTIVSRAL; encoded by the coding sequence ATGGCCGATACGACTCTGATCACCCGGCTGGACACCCGGCTGGACCAGTTGGTGAATATCGACATGGGCGAGCGTGGCGTCGAGCACCTGTTCGAGGCCGCACGTGCGCTGGAAGGTCGCTCGTTGATCGGTGCGGCAGCGGAAGCACTGATGGCGGTGCCCGAGGGTGGAACGGTTGTGTTGACCACCGGTTCGGTCTCGCGCGCTTGGATCACGCCGGATTTGGGCGAAAACGATGGCCCCTCGGGTGCGGCGGCGATTGCAAGGGCTTTGGTGCTGGCGCGGAACGTGACCTGCGTGATGTTGTGCGAAGAAACTCTGCTGCCTGCAATTCGCAAAACCTGTCAGGCAGCGGGGTTGTTTCCGGTGACGCTGGAACAGGCGGCGATTGCCAAGGCTGACAAAAGCCTGGCCACGATTGTCATGTTGCCATACGCGACCGATGACGCGGGCGGGCAGGCGCAGGCAGAAATGCTGCTGTCAGACCTGAAACCCGACCTTCTGTTCTCGACAGAACGGGTTGGGCGCAATGAATTCGGTGTTTATCATTCCATGCGCGGTATCGACTATGGAATGGGTCGTGCGCGTGTTGATTTCCTGTTCGATCTGGCTTTGGAGCGCGGTATTCCTGTTGTCGCAGTCGGAGATGGCGGCAACGAGATTGGCATGGGCAAAGTCGCCGACCACGTCAAGGCACACGTACCGTACGGAGATAAATGCCAATGCGGATGCGGCGGTGGCATTGGGGCAGTGACCAGCTGTGATGTGCTGGTGACAGCCGCTTGTTCAAACTGGGGCTGCACTGCAATTGCCGCAGCAATGGCCGCTCGTGCGGGTGACGCGAAACTGCTGCACACACCAGACCGAGAGGCCCTATTGCTAGAAACGATGGTCGCCAGCGGCCTGATCAACTCAACTCACGGGATCGTCGATGACAGTGTCGACGGTTTCCCACGCCAAAGCCATATCGCGGTGGCCGAGCTTTGCCGCACGATCGTGAGCCGCGCGCTCTGA